A DNA window from Streptomyces sp. CA-278952 contains the following coding sequences:
- a CDS encoding PDR/VanB family oxidoreductase produces the protein MALPRLRTVVLVSGAALLTRRALKRRIARSPLWPLPALPEPISGHSKRRATSARRLLITGRSEVADGVVQLRLEGTGLPRWEPGAHLDLVLPSGLVRQYSLCGDPEDTGAYTVATRLVEDGRGGSREVHEQLREGLEIEVRGPRNRFPLTGARAYVFVVGGIGITPVWPMLRSLAASGADWRLLYGGRSRGAMPFLEEIEKLGADGSRVTVVAQDEAGHPDVAAALSGLAPGTAVYCCGPGPLMDAVAAALPEGLPLHLERFSAAPGDTAGPGSGAFEVELRRSGRTVPVAAGQSVLAAVRTAAPHVAYSCEQGFCGTCQQRVLEGEIDHRDDLLTDDERGDSMLICVSRCRGERLVLDL, from the coding sequence ATGGCCCTGCCCCGTCTGCGTACCGTCGTGCTCGTCTCCGGTGCCGCCCTGCTCACCCGGCGCGCCCTGAAACGCCGCATCGCCCGGTCCCCGCTGTGGCCGCTGCCCGCCCTGCCCGAGCCGATATCGGGCCACTCGAAGCGGCGCGCGACCTCGGCCCGCCGGCTGCTGATCACCGGTCGGAGCGAGGTGGCCGACGGTGTCGTGCAGCTCCGGCTGGAGGGAACCGGTCTGCCGCGCTGGGAGCCGGGGGCCCATCTGGACCTGGTGCTGCCGTCCGGTCTGGTGCGGCAGTACTCGCTCTGCGGCGACCCGGAGGACACCGGTGCGTACACGGTGGCGACCCGGTTGGTGGAGGACGGCCGGGGCGGTTCGCGGGAGGTGCACGAGCAGCTCCGGGAGGGCCTGGAGATCGAGGTGCGCGGGCCGCGCAACCGCTTCCCGCTGACCGGGGCCAGGGCTTACGTCTTCGTCGTCGGCGGCATCGGGATCACCCCGGTGTGGCCGATGCTGCGGTCGCTGGCCGCGTCGGGGGCCGACTGGCGGCTGCTGTACGGGGGCCGGTCGCGGGGGGCGATGCCGTTCCTGGAGGAGATCGAGAAGCTCGGCGCGGACGGGAGCCGGGTCACGGTCGTCGCCCAGGACGAGGCGGGCCACCCGGACGTCGCGGCGGCGCTGAGCGGTCTCGCCCCGGGCACGGCGGTCTACTGCTGCGGGCCCGGGCCGCTGATGGATGCCGTGGCCGCCGCGCTCCCGGAGGGGCTCCCGCTGCATCTGGAGCGGTTCTCGGCCGCGCCGGGGGACACGGCGGGCCCCGGTTCCGGGGCGTTCGAGGTGGAGTTGCGGCGCAGCGGGCGCACGGTGCCGGTCGCGGCCGGGCAGTCGGTGCTGGCCGCTGTCCGCACAGCGGCGCCCCATGTCGCGTACTCCTGCGAGCAGGGGTTCTGCGGGACCTGCCAACAGCGGGTCCTGGAGGGCGAGATCGATCACCGGGACGATCTGCTGACCGACGACGAGCGGGGCGATTCGATGCTGATCTGCGTCTCGCGCTGCCGGGGCGAACGCCTCGTCCTGGACCTCTGA
- a CDS encoding metal-dependent hydrolase — MSNTQPAAVASERTPLKARKVSFAWEKTPLHWVPGDPFTTHTINVLHLLLPAGERWFIHVYRQILPYIHDDRLREDVIGFIGQEAVHAQAHDDVLPHLRELGLDPTPYTAQVDWFFEKLLGDRTLPPGRASKWWLMERVATIAAIEHYTAFLGDWILNADALDRRGADPTMLDLLRWHGAEEVEHRSVAFDVFMHVDGGYRRRVRTWATAFSALVFLWQRGTRFFMENDPTLLGGKASFKAFHASGKQGTLPSTSAILRSVPSYLSRSYHPSQEGSTAQAVDYLTHSPAALAAETATMGRS; from the coding sequence ATGTCTAACACGCAGCCAGCGGCGGTCGCGTCGGAGCGGACGCCCCTCAAGGCCCGCAAGGTGTCCTTCGCCTGGGAGAAGACCCCCCTGCACTGGGTGCCGGGCGATCCGTTCACCACGCACACCATCAACGTGCTCCACCTGCTGCTCCCGGCCGGGGAGCGCTGGTTCATCCACGTCTACCGGCAGATACTCCCGTACATACACGACGACCGACTGCGCGAGGACGTCATCGGGTTCATCGGCCAGGAGGCCGTGCACGCGCAGGCCCACGACGATGTGCTGCCGCACCTGAGGGAGTTGGGCCTCGACCCGACCCCGTACACCGCGCAGGTCGACTGGTTCTTCGAGAAGCTGCTCGGGGACCGGACACTGCCGCCGGGGCGGGCCTCGAAGTGGTGGCTGATGGAGCGGGTGGCGACGATCGCGGCGATCGAGCACTACACCGCGTTCCTCGGCGACTGGATCCTCAACGCCGACGCCCTGGACCGCCGGGGCGCGGATCCGACCATGCTCGATCTGCTGCGCTGGCACGGTGCGGAGGAGGTCGAGCACCGGTCGGTGGCCTTCGACGTCTTCATGCACGTGGACGGCGGTTACCGGCGGCGGGTGCGCACCTGGGCGACGGCGTTCTCCGCGCTGGTGTTCCTCTGGCAGCGCGGCACCCGCTTCTTCATGGAGAACGACCCCACGCTGCTGGGCGGCAAGGCCTCGTTCAAGGCGTTCCACGCGAGCGGGAAGCAGGGCACGCTGCCCAGCACAAGCGCGATCCTGCGATCCGTGCCGAGCTATCTCAGCCGGTCCTACCACCCCTCCCAGGAGGGCAGTACGGCCCAGGCCGTGGACTACCTCACCCACTCCCCCGCCGCGCTCGCCGCCGAGACCGCCACGATGGGAAGGTCCTGA
- a CDS encoding class I SAM-dependent methyltransferase has protein sequence MTKPVQARSFDAIAAAYDAHRPSYPPALFDAVEELAGLPLAGARVADVGAGTGLGTARLYERGARVTAVEPGDGMAEQFRRGLPDVPLVRGDGNNLPLRTGSMDLITYAQAWHWTDPARSIPEARRVLRPGGALALWWNDCDPAVEWLVDQENRMRVFFGVEVPAVPSHEARFRAALPDGLDFRTRQVAWSRRVPIDAHVACLATHSDFLIGDPVEVRSFFDRERALLTALFPDGEVEDAYVVSLAVAHP, from the coding sequence ATGACGAAACCTGTGCAGGCCCGGTCCTTCGACGCCATCGCCGCCGCCTACGACGCGCACCGCCCCTCCTACCCGCCCGCCCTGTTCGACGCCGTCGAGGAGCTGGCCGGACTGCCGCTCGCCGGAGCCCGCGTCGCGGACGTCGGAGCGGGGACGGGACTCGGTACGGCGCGGCTGTACGAGCGCGGGGCCCGGGTCACGGCGGTGGAGCCGGGTGACGGAATGGCCGAGCAGTTCCGCCGGGGGCTTCCCGACGTGCCGCTGGTCCGGGGCGACGGGAACAACCTGCCGTTGCGTACCGGCTCCATGGACCTGATCACGTACGCCCAGGCCTGGCACTGGACCGACCCGGCACGCTCGATACCCGAGGCCCGCCGGGTGCTGCGCCCGGGCGGGGCGCTGGCGCTCTGGTGGAACGACTGCGACCCCGCCGTGGAATGGCTCGTCGACCAGGAGAACCGGATGCGGGTCTTCTTCGGGGTGGAGGTCCCCGCCGTCCCGTCCCACGAGGCCCGCTTCCGGGCCGCGCTGCCCGACGGGCTCGACTTTCGCACCCGGCAGGTGGCGTGGAGCAGGCGCGTGCCGATCGACGCCCATGTCGCCTGCCTGGCCACCCACTCCGACTTCCTGATCGGCGACCCGGTCGAGGTCCGCAGCTTCTTCGACCGCGAACGGGCCCTGCTCACCGCACTGTTCCCGGACGGCGAGGTCGAGGATGCCTACGTCGTGAGTCTTGCCGTAGCTCACCCCTGA
- a CDS encoding LuxR C-terminal-related transcriptional regulator encodes MRVVLAEDLFLLRDGLVRMLEAYDFEIAAAVETGPELTKALAELEPDVAVVDVRLPPSHTDEGLQCALAARRARPGLPVLVLSQHVEQLYARELLADGNGGIGYLLKDRVFDADQFIDAVRRVAAGGTAMDPQVISQLLSRRSQDRPMGGLTPREREVMELVAQGRSNAAIASQLVITERAVAKHTSNIFSKLDLPPSDDDNRRVLAVLAYLDHG; translated from the coding sequence TTGCGAGTTGTCCTAGCCGAAGATCTCTTCCTGCTGCGTGACGGCCTGGTGCGCATGCTGGAGGCGTACGACTTCGAGATCGCCGCGGCTGTGGAGACCGGGCCGGAACTGACCAAGGCCCTGGCCGAGTTGGAGCCGGACGTCGCCGTCGTCGACGTCCGGCTCCCGCCGTCCCACACGGACGAGGGCCTTCAGTGCGCCCTGGCCGCCCGCCGGGCGCGGCCGGGGCTTCCGGTGCTGGTGCTCTCGCAGCACGTGGAGCAGTTGTACGCACGGGAGTTGCTGGCGGACGGCAACGGCGGCATCGGCTATCTGCTGAAGGACCGGGTCTTCGACGCGGACCAGTTCATCGACGCGGTACGGCGGGTGGCGGCGGGTGGCACGGCGATGGACCCGCAGGTCATCTCCCAGCTCCTGTCGCGCCGTTCGCAGGACAGGCCGATGGGCGGCCTCACCCCGCGCGAGCGGGAGGTGATGGAGCTGGTGGCCCAGGGCCGCTCCAACGCCGCCATCGCCTCGCAGTTGGTGATCACGGAGCGGGCGGTGGCCAAGCACACGTCGAACATCTTCAGCAAGCTCGACCTGCCCCCGTCGGACGACGACAACCGCCGGGTGCTGGCGGTGCTGGCCTATCTGGACCACGGCTGA
- a CDS encoding sensor histidine kinase: MKVFSGRLRSSTLAAGRGLFLSVVGPVGSITLFVLAVLSIAFILLGIGVFTTPVVLEAVRKHANQRRLWAATWSYVRIPVPYRPFPKELGPGVTGQVERTTLLLKDPATWRDLLWLLVDMTAGTVLAVVAAGLMLYPIESVVLAAGLWRVFQDEPYMYMFVPVSSQLTGLAAMALGIVLFHFGLRGTEPVLRAHFLLARTLLGPSRDEKLEQRVQRLTVTRHEAVDTAASELRRIERDLHDGAQARLVAMGMNLGTIEALIEKDPAQAKKMLAMARESSAEALTELRDLVRGIHPPVLAERGLGDAVRALALRLPVVSEVTVELPGRAEAPVESAAYFAVSEALTNTVKHAEAERIYVDLHHAEGMLRISVTDDGRGGAVVGSGSGLSGIERRLGTFDGVLAVSSPAGGPTMVTMEIPCELS; the protein is encoded by the coding sequence ATGAAGGTGTTCTCGGGGCGGCTACGGTCGTCGACGCTGGCGGCGGGGCGGGGGCTGTTCCTGTCGGTGGTCGGTCCGGTGGGGTCCATCACCCTGTTCGTGCTCGCGGTGCTCTCGATCGCCTTCATCCTGCTGGGCATCGGCGTGTTCACCACCCCGGTGGTGCTGGAGGCGGTCCGCAAGCACGCCAACCAGCGGCGGCTGTGGGCGGCGACCTGGTCGTACGTGCGGATTCCGGTCCCGTACCGGCCGTTCCCGAAGGAGCTGGGGCCGGGCGTCACCGGTCAGGTGGAGCGCACCACGCTGCTGCTGAAGGACCCGGCGACCTGGCGGGACCTGCTGTGGCTGCTGGTGGACATGACGGCCGGCACGGTGCTGGCCGTGGTGGCCGCCGGGCTGATGCTCTACCCGATCGAATCGGTGGTCCTGGCGGCGGGACTGTGGCGGGTGTTCCAGGACGAGCCGTACATGTACATGTTCGTGCCGGTGAGCAGCCAGCTGACCGGTCTGGCCGCCATGGCGCTGGGCATCGTGCTCTTCCACTTCGGCCTGCGTGGCACCGAGCCGGTGCTCCGGGCGCACTTCCTGCTCGCCCGTACGCTGCTGGGGCCGAGCCGGGACGAGAAGCTGGAGCAGCGCGTCCAGCGGCTGACCGTGACCCGGCACGAGGCCGTGGACACCGCCGCGTCCGAGCTGCGCCGCATCGAGCGGGACCTGCACGACGGGGCGCAGGCCCGGCTGGTCGCGATGGGGATGAACCTGGGCACGATCGAGGCGCTGATCGAGAAGGATCCGGCGCAGGCGAAGAAGATGCTGGCGATGGCCCGGGAGTCGTCCGCGGAGGCCCTGACCGAACTGCGGGACCTGGTCCGGGGCATCCACCCGCCGGTCCTCGCGGAGCGGGGTCTCGGCGACGCGGTCCGGGCGCTGGCCCTGCGGCTGCCGGTCGTCTCCGAGGTGACGGTGGAGCTGCCGGGGCGGGCAGAGGCCCCGGTGGAGTCGGCGGCGTACTTCGCGGTCAGCGAGGCCCTGACGAACACGGTGAAGCACGCGGAGGCGGAGCGGATCTATGTGGACCTGCACCATGCGGAGGGGATGCTCCGGATCTCCGTGACGGACGACGGCAGGGGCGGTGCGGTCGTCGGATCGGGCTCGGGGCTGAGCGGAATCGAACGGCGACTGGGTACATTCGACGGCGTCCTGGCCGTCAGCAGTCCCGCGGGCGGTCCCACCATGGTGACCATGGAGATTCCTTGCGAGTTGTCCTAG
- a CDS encoding MMPL family transporter, giving the protein MRRNLAARIGVWSTHHRKTAVFGWLIFVVLAAGIGGATGMVEMTNAENGAGESARAEQILLDAGLDKPAGELVMVSAPAAGDWKPAAEALADAVRQTGEAQNIAPPVASEDGKEALIAFEMKGEAATSSDRVQPVLDAVAAVGEEHPDTGIHQFGEASAGKWLGDLLAEDFKKAEFTAVPLALGILLVAFGAVVAALLPVGLALTACMAAFGLLSIASHQLHLFQTTYSVMFLMGFAVGVDYCLFYLRRERDERAAGRDAETALRIAAATSGRAVLVSGLTVMVAMGGMFLSGLMLFKGFALATIIVVFIAMLGSVTVLPALLSWLGDRIDAGRVPLLNRRAKHGQAGSGRIVGRVLGPVLARPRAFAVAAVVLLLALAAPALGMKTESLGLEKQFGSDSQLSIAHSRITESFPGGPAPALVVVTAPDISAPDVTKALDGFKDVTVHRAENVAEIEIPLPGGTADLTELREQRLPAAFDGTGAKAHVTGETAGSVDFNDQLRRGIVPVFAFITAVTFLLMLLCFRSYVIAVTSIALNLLSVAATYGVMTAVFQHGWGASLIGSEGVGAIEAWMPLFVLVVLFGLSMDYHVFVVSRIREARGGGLDNRAAIETGIRRTAGAVTGAAAIMVAVFAVFGTLSMQDMQQMGVGLAVAVLLDATVVRMVLLPSVMLLLGERNWRTPRLLSRLPSLEEENPEGYDEPAGPVSTPAPAGRQL; this is encoded by the coding sequence ATGAGGCGCAATCTCGCCGCACGCATCGGCGTGTGGAGCACCCACCATCGCAAGACGGCCGTATTCGGCTGGCTGATCTTCGTCGTGCTCGCCGCGGGCATCGGCGGGGCCACCGGCATGGTCGAGATGACCAACGCGGAGAACGGCGCGGGCGAGTCCGCCCGCGCCGAGCAGATCCTCCTCGACGCCGGACTCGACAAGCCCGCGGGTGAACTCGTCATGGTCTCCGCCCCCGCCGCGGGCGACTGGAAGCCGGCCGCCGAAGCCCTCGCCGACGCCGTACGGCAGACCGGAGAAGCGCAGAACATCGCCCCGCCCGTCGCCTCCGAGGACGGCAAGGAGGCCCTGATCGCCTTCGAGATGAAGGGCGAGGCAGCCACCTCCTCCGACCGGGTCCAACCCGTCCTGGACGCGGTCGCCGCCGTGGGCGAGGAGCACCCGGACACCGGGATCCACCAGTTCGGCGAGGCCAGCGCGGGCAAGTGGCTCGGCGACCTGTTGGCCGAGGACTTCAAGAAGGCCGAGTTCACCGCCGTACCGCTAGCCCTCGGCATCCTCCTCGTCGCCTTCGGCGCGGTCGTCGCCGCCCTGCTCCCGGTCGGGCTCGCCCTCACCGCGTGCATGGCAGCCTTCGGCCTCCTGTCGATCGCCAGCCACCAGCTGCACCTGTTCCAGACCACGTACTCGGTGATGTTCCTGATGGGCTTCGCCGTCGGCGTCGACTACTGCCTCTTCTACCTGCGCCGCGAACGCGACGAACGCGCCGCCGGACGGGACGCCGAGACCGCCCTGCGCATCGCGGCGGCCACCAGCGGCCGGGCGGTGCTCGTCTCCGGCCTCACCGTGATGGTCGCGATGGGCGGCATGTTCCTCTCCGGGCTCATGCTCTTCAAGGGGTTCGCGCTCGCCACGATCATCGTCGTCTTCATCGCCATGCTCGGCTCGGTCACCGTCCTGCCCGCCCTGCTCTCCTGGCTCGGCGACCGGATCGACGCCGGCCGCGTCCCGCTGCTCAACCGCCGCGCCAAGCACGGCCAGGCGGGCAGCGGGCGGATCGTCGGCCGGGTGCTGGGCCCCGTACTCGCCCGGCCCCGCGCCTTCGCCGTCGCCGCCGTCGTCCTGCTCCTCGCGCTCGCCGCCCCCGCCCTCGGCATGAAGACCGAATCCCTCGGCCTGGAGAAGCAGTTCGGCTCCGACTCGCAGCTCTCCATCGCCCACAGCCGCATCACCGAGAGCTTCCCCGGCGGCCCCGCCCCCGCCCTCGTCGTCGTCACCGCGCCCGACATCAGCGCCCCGGACGTCACCAAGGCCCTCGATGGTTTCAAGGACGTCACCGTCCACCGCGCCGAGAACGTCGCCGAGATCGAGATCCCCCTCCCGGGCGGCACGGCCGACCTCACCGAACTGCGCGAACAGCGCCTGCCCGCCGCGTTCGACGGCACCGGGGCCAAGGCCCACGTCACCGGGGAGACCGCCGGATCGGTCGACTTCAACGATCAACTCCGACGCGGCATCGTCCCGGTCTTCGCCTTCATCACGGCGGTCACCTTCCTGCTGATGCTGCTCTGCTTCCGCAGCTACGTCATCGCCGTGACGTCCATCGCCCTCAACCTGCTCTCGGTGGCCGCCACCTACGGCGTGATGACCGCCGTCTTCCAGCACGGCTGGGGCGCGTCGCTCATCGGCTCGGAGGGGGTCGGCGCGATCGAGGCGTGGATGCCGCTGTTCGTCCTCGTCGTCCTGTTCGGCCTGTCGATGGACTACCACGTGTTCGTCGTCTCCCGCATCCGGGAGGCGCGCGGCGGCGGCCTGGACAACCGGGCCGCGATCGAGACCGGCATCCGGCGCACGGCCGGGGCGGTCACCGGAGCGGCGGCCATCATGGTCGCGGTGTTCGCGGTGTTCGGCACCCTGTCCATGCAGGACATGCAGCAGATGGGCGTCGGCCTCGCCGTCGCGGTGCTGCTGGACGCCACCGTCGTACGGATGGTGCTGCTGCCCTCCGTGATGCTGCTCCTGGGCGAGCGCAACTGGCGTACGCCGCGCCTCCTCTCGCGCCTGCCGAGCCTGGAGGAGGAGAACCCTGAGGGATACGACGAGCCGGCCGGCCCGGTGAGCACCCCCGCCCCGGCGGGCCGACAGCTCTGA
- a CDS encoding winged helix-turn-helix domain-containing protein, producing MANTRTFSAASAATAASPAPAAARPTARSLPAHPNRHRLRAVDRDEVAGPPADVADFLPPGATWLPAPQHTLPTLPGQPPMIGYLVLVPADQQPALPGAVAASRLRPGGSPLPQQPEPDRTAGEGVHGGPVRIDTTRRTASVDGVALDLTYLEFELLSHLVAHPHRVHTRDQLVTTVWGYGHVGDGRTVDVHVARLRRKLGAQYRRSIQTVRRVGYKYTP from the coding sequence ATGGCGAACACCCGTACCTTCTCCGCCGCGTCCGCCGCCACCGCGGCGTCCCCGGCGCCCGCTGCGGCCCGTCCCACCGCCCGCTCCCTCCCCGCCCACCCGAACCGGCACCGGCTGCGCGCGGTCGACCGTGACGAGGTCGCCGGGCCGCCGGCCGACGTGGCGGACTTCCTCCCGCCCGGGGCCACCTGGCTGCCCGCCCCGCAGCACACCCTGCCCACCCTTCCCGGTCAGCCGCCGATGATCGGTTACCTGGTGCTCGTGCCGGCCGATCAGCAGCCGGCGCTCCCGGGGGCCGTAGCGGCCTCCCGCCTCCGGCCGGGCGGCTCGCCCCTCCCCCAGCAGCCGGAGCCCGACCGGACGGCCGGCGAGGGGGTCCATGGCGGTCCGGTCCGGATCGACACCACCCGGCGTACGGCTTCGGTCGACGGCGTCGCCCTCGACCTCACGTACCTGGAGTTCGAGCTGCTGTCGCATCTGGTGGCGCACCCACACCGGGTGCACACCCGCGACCAGTTGGTGACGACGGTGTGGGGTTACGGGCATGTCGGCGACGGGCGCACCGTGGACGTCCACGTCGCGCGGCTGCGCCGCAAGCTCGGTGCCCAGTACCGCCGTTCGATCCAGACGGTCCGGCGGGTCGGGTACAAGTACACGCCCTGA
- the glnII gene encoding glutamine synthetase, translated as MTFKAEYIWIDGTEPTAKLRSKTKIMDGAPSGDVADLPIWGFDGSSTNQAEGHASDRVLKPVFTCPDPIRGGADILVLCEVFNIDMTPHESNTRAALRPVAELFAGQSPIFGIEQEYTFFDGHRPLGFPEGGFPAAQGGYYCGVGADEIFGRDIVEKHLDNCLAAGLGISGINAEVMPGQWEFQVGPLSPLEVSDQLWVARWLLYRTAEDFQVSATLDPKPVKGDWNGAGAHTNFSTGAMREGYDAIITACESLGEGSKPMDHVKNYGAGIDDRLTGLHETAPWNEYSYGVSDGGASVRIPWQVEQDRKGYIEDRRPNANVDPYVVTRLIVDTCCTALEKAGQV; from the coding sequence GTGACGTTCAAGGCTGAGTACATCTGGATAGACGGCACCGAGCCGACCGCCAAGCTTCGTTCCAAGACGAAGATCATGGACGGCGCGCCGTCGGGGGACGTGGCGGATCTGCCCATCTGGGGATTTGACGGCTCCAGCACCAACCAGGCCGAGGGCCACGCGTCCGACCGGGTGCTGAAGCCCGTCTTCACCTGTCCTGACCCGATCCGCGGCGGCGCGGACATCCTCGTCCTGTGCGAGGTCTTCAATATCGACATGACGCCGCACGAGTCCAACACCCGCGCCGCGCTGCGTCCGGTCGCCGAGCTGTTCGCGGGGCAGTCCCCGATCTTCGGAATCGAGCAGGAGTACACCTTCTTCGACGGCCACCGGCCGCTCGGCTTCCCCGAGGGCGGTTTCCCGGCCGCGCAGGGCGGCTACTACTGCGGTGTCGGCGCGGACGAGATCTTCGGCCGTGACATCGTGGAGAAGCACCTCGACAACTGCCTGGCGGCGGGGCTCGGCATCTCCGGCATCAACGCCGAGGTCATGCCCGGCCAGTGGGAGTTCCAGGTGGGCCCGCTCTCCCCGCTGGAGGTCTCCGACCAGCTGTGGGTGGCCCGTTGGCTGCTCTACCGCACCGCCGAGGACTTCCAGGTCTCCGCCACCCTGGACCCGAAGCCGGTCAAGGGCGACTGGAACGGCGCGGGCGCGCACACCAACTTCTCCACCGGGGCGATGCGCGAGGGCTATGACGCGATCATCACCGCGTGCGAGTCGCTGGGTGAGGGCTCCAAGCCGATGGACCACGTGAAGAACTACGGCGCGGGCATCGACGACCGGCTCACCGGCCTGCACGAGACCGCCCCGTGGAACGAGTACAGCTACGGCGTCTCCGACGGCGGCGCCTCGGTCCGCATCCCGTGGCAGGTCGAGCAGGACCGGAAGGGCTACATCGAGGACCGCCGCCCCAACGCCAACGTCGACCCGTACGTCGTCACACGGCTGATCGTCGACACCTGCTGCACCGCGCTGGAGAAGGCCGGCCAGGTCTGA
- a CDS encoding Gfo/Idh/MocA family protein, with the protein MDSPAATTPPLRIGLLGTGPWARNTQAPALAAHPGVELSGVWGRRAEAAEALAAAHGTRAYTGEAGIDALLEASDAVAFALPPDVQAPLAVRAAEAGCHLLMDKPVATTVEGARAVAGAAEKAGVASVVFCTLRFAPETSAWIAEQAAVDGWFTARAQWLGSLYAAGSTSAYADSPWRREKGGLWDVGPHALSVLIPVLGDVEHLTAARGPADTTHLILRHTSGASSTVTLGLSAPPGAAGVEIEFRGERGTVSVPGWDGAETAFRGAVDALAEAVRTGVPHACDARFGLHLTELLVAAETQAQAG; encoded by the coding sequence ATGGACTCACCTGCCGCCACCACGCCCCCTCTCCGGATCGGCCTCCTCGGCACCGGCCCCTGGGCGCGCAACACCCAGGCCCCCGCGCTGGCCGCTCATCCCGGCGTCGAACTGAGCGGGGTGTGGGGCCGCAGGGCCGAGGCGGCGGAGGCCCTCGCCGCCGCTCACGGGACCCGCGCGTACACCGGCGAGGCGGGCATCGACGCGCTTCTCGAGGCGAGCGACGCGGTGGCCTTCGCGCTGCCGCCGGACGTGCAGGCCCCGCTCGCGGTCCGCGCCGCCGAGGCGGGCTGCCACCTCCTGATGGACAAGCCGGTGGCCACGACGGTGGAGGGGGCCCGTGCCGTGGCCGGGGCGGCGGAGAAGGCGGGGGTGGCCTCGGTCGTCTTCTGCACGCTCCGGTTCGCGCCCGAGACCTCCGCGTGGATCGCCGAACAGGCCGCGGTCGACGGCTGGTTCACGGCTCGCGCCCAGTGGCTGGGATCGCTCTACGCGGCGGGTTCGACCAGCGCGTACGCGGACTCCCCGTGGCGGCGCGAGAAGGGCGGCCTGTGGGACGTCGGCCCGCACGCGCTCTCCGTACTGATCCCGGTCCTCGGCGACGTGGAGCACCTGACCGCCGCCCGGGGCCCTGCCGACACCACACACCTGATCCTGCGCCACACCTCCGGCGCGTCCAGCACGGTGACCCTCGGGCTCAGCGCCCCGCCCGGCGCGGCGGGCGTCGAGATCGAGTTCCGGGGCGAGCGGGGCACCGTGTCGGTCCCCGGCTGGGACGGCGCGGAGACCGCGTTCCGGGGCGCGGTGGACGCCCTGGCCGAAGCGGTACGCACGGGGGTGCCGCACGCCTGCGACGCGCGCTTCGGCCTCCACCTCACGGAGCTGCTCGTGGCGGCGGAGACCCAGGCGCAGGCGGGCTGA